Sequence from the Ancalomicrobiaceae bacterium S20 genome:
GCTTCTCGGTCGACGAGGGCGCGCTCGTCTGCCGGGTCGTCTACGAGATCGACCGTGCGGGCCTGATCACCGCAACCGGCGAGGCGCGGGCGACGCGCGATTTCGTCACCAACCGCAGCGGATTCACGGTGCTGCATCCGATCGCGGGCGTCGCCGGCCGGCCGGTGCGCGTCACCGCGCCGGACGGCGGCGTGCGCGAGACCGTGATGCCGGAGCTGATTTCGCCGGCGCAGCCGGTGCGCGACATCGCGGGCCTCGCCTTCGAGATCGAAGGCATCGCGGTCGAGCTCGGTTTCGACGGCGAGGTCTTCGAGATGGAGGACCAGCGCAACTGGTCCGACGCCTCGTTCAAGACCTATTGCCGGCCGCTGGTCGAGCCCTTCGCCTACGTGATCGCGGCCGGATCGACGATCCGTCAGCAGATCCGCGTCAGCGTTGCGGGCGACGGGGTCGGGAAAGCGGCTCGGGCGGAGGCAGCGGTCGCGATCGGCGCCGCGACGGGCGAGGCGCTGCCGGAACTGCTGCTGGCAGGCGAGGGCGGTTGGCTGCCCGATGCGGCGGGCGCGGCGCTCGTCGCCGAGAGTGGCGTCCAGACCCTGCTGCTGCGCGTCACGCCGGATGACGTGGCCGCGCGCCTCGATGAGGCCGCGCCGCTGCTCGCTGCGACCGGCGGCATGCTCGATCTGGAGATCGTGCTCGGCGACGACAGTGCGGCGGAGCCGCAGCTCGCCGGTGTCGCGGTCGCGTGCCGGGCGGCCGGCGTGGCGCCACGCCATGTCATCGCGCTGCCGGCCGCCTACCTGGCGAGCTACCAGCCCACGGGCCGGTGGCCGAGCGGGCTCTCGCCGGCCGCGGCCTTCGCGGCGGCGCGGGCGGCGTTCCCCGAGGCGCGGGTCGGCGCGGGCGTGCTGACCAACTTCACCGAGTTCAACCGCTGCCGGCCGGATGGGCTCGCCTGCGACTACGTCAGCCACGGCACGGCGGCGACCGTGCACGCGGCGGACGATCTCAGCGTCGTGCAGACGCTCGAGGCGCTGCCGGACATTTTCCGCAGCGCGCGGGCGATCGGTGGCGCGGCTGCGTATCGGCTCGGCCTTGTGGCGATCGGCATGCGCTCGAACCCCTATGGCGACACGGTCTCGGCCAATCCCGACCAGCGCCGCCTGACCATGTCGACGTGGGATCCGCGCGCCCGCGGCCTGCTCGGCGCCGCCTGGGCCGTCGGCGCCTTGGCTGCGACCGAAGCCTGCGGCGTCGAGGCGATCGCGCTCGCCGGTCCGGCCGGTCCGTTCGGCATCATCGCGACGCCGGGCGCAGTCGCGCGGCCCTGGTGGGACGCGCATGCCGAAGCGCGGGTCTATCCGATCTTCCATGTGCTGCGCGCATTGGGCGGCGCCGGTGTGCGGCATCGCCTGTCCGGATTGCCGGACGGCGTCGTCGGGCTCGCCTTCGCCACCGAGCGCGGTCTGCGGCTCGTCGCCGCCAACCTCGGCCCCGAGACGCAGCGCCTCGGGCTCGCGCCGGGCGACCGGCTCGCCGTGCTCGACACGACCACCTTCGCGGCGGCCGCGGCCGATCCGCGCTGGCTCGATCATGCGCTGACGCCGGTGGCGGCGCCGGCCGCGACGCTCGATCCGGCCGCCATCCTGTTCCTGGATCGATCGCTCTGATCCGCAACGCCCGTTCCGAGATTTCCATGTCCGATCCGACGCGTATCGAAGCCGACTATCTGATCGAAACGGCGGCCGAGCCGGCCGCCGCGGCCGAGGCCATGGCCGGCGAGCAATCGTCCGGCACCTTCGTCGCGGTGCCCGGCGAGACGCCCGAGCTCAAGGCGCGCGCCGCCGCGCGGGTCGAGGCGCTCGAGGTCGTCGGCACGGTCGATGCGCCGTCGCTGCCGGGGGCGGTCGCGCCCAAGGCCGGCGGCGGCTGGCAGCGCGCCCGGGTGACGCTGTCCTGGCCGCTCGACAATATCGGCCCCTCGCTGCCGAACCTCGTGGCAACAGTCGCCGGCAACCTGTTTGAACTGAGGGCTTTCTCGGGGCTGCGTCTGCTCGATCTGCGCCTGCCGACGGCTTTCGCGGACCGCTATGCCGGGCCGAAGTTCGGTGTCGCCGGCACGCGGCGCCTCGCAGGCGTCGAGGGCCGGCCGCTGATCGGCACGATCGTCAAGCCGAGCGTCGGCCTCTCGTCGGCGGCGACCGCCGAACTGGTCGGCACGCTCGCCGACGCCGGTATCGACTTCGTCAAGGACGACGAGCTGCAGTCCGACGGGCCGAGCTGCCCGTTCGAAGCGCGGGTCGAGGCGGTGATGCGCGTGGTCGAGCGCGCCGCCGACCGGCACGGCCGCAAGTGCATGGTCGCCTTCAACCTGACCGGCGACATCGACGAGATGCGGCGCCGGCACGATTTCGTGTTCGCCAAGGGCGGCACCTGCATCATGGCGAGCCTCAACGCGGTCGGCTTCGCCGGTATTGTCGAACTCGCCCGCCACACCGCGCTGCCGCTGCATGCCCATCGCAACGGCTGGGGCGCGCTCAGCCGCGCGCCGGCGCTCGGCTGGTCGTTTCCGGCCTGGTCGAAGCTCTGGCGGCTCGCGGGCTGCGACCACATGCATGTCAACGGCCTCGCCAACAAGTTCAGCGAGAGCGACGACAGCGTGATCGTCTCGGCGCGGTCGCTCGGGGATTCGCTGTTCGAGGCATCGCCGATGCGCGCCATGCCGGTGTTTTCGTCCGGCCAGACGGTCCGGCAGGTCGCCGGCACCTGGGCCGCGCTCGGCTCGCCGGATCTGATCTATGCGGCCGGCGGCGGCATCGTGGCTCACCCGCACGGGGTTGCCGCGGGCGTCACGGCGCTGCGCGAGGCGTGGGACGCGGCGATGGCCGGCATCCCGATCGAAACCCATGCCCAGACGCGGCCGGCGCTCGCCGCCGCGCTCGGCGCCTACAAGGCGTGAGGCGCGCCATGGCCGCGCCGCTCCTGTCCTTCTACGGCGACGACTTCACCGGCTCCTCCGCCGTGATGGAAGTCCTGACCTTCGCCGGCGTTCCGACGGCGATGTTCCTGGCGCCGCCGTCGCCGGAGACCTTGTCTCGATTTGAAGGGCTGCGCGCGATCGGCATCGCCGGCGTCGCCCGCTCGCGCGATCCGGACTGGATGGCGGCGAACCTGCCGGCGGCCTTCGCCGCGCTCGCGCGGTTCGGCGCGCCGGTCGCCCACTACAAGGTCTGCTCGACCTTCGATTCCTCGCCGGCCTGCGGCTCGATCGGCAAAGCGATCGATCTCGGGGCGCCGATCCTCGGCGGCGCCTGGCATCCGCTCGTGGTCGGCGCGCCGGCGATCCGGCGCTATCAGGCGTTCGGGCATTTGTTCGCGGGTACGGACGACGGCGTGTTCCGGCTCGATCGGCATCCGGTCATGAGCCGGCATCCGGTGACGCCGATGGACGAGGCCGACCTGCGTCTGCATCTCGGCCGGCAGACCGATCGGCCGATCGGCCTCGTCGATCTCGCGGCGATCAAGGCCGGGGCGGCCGATGCGGCGCTCATACGTGCCCGCGCTGCCGGGGCCGAAATCGTCGCGATCGACACGATCGACGAGGAGACCGTCGCCGAGGCGGGCCGACTGATCTGGAACGGCGGACGCGGTCCGGTGTTCGCGATCGGATCGCAGGGGGTCGAATATGCGCTGGTCGCGCATTGGCGGCGGATCGGACTTTTGCCCGAGACTGTCGCTGTGCCGCGCGCGCGCCGGGTCGAGCGGCTCGTCGGCGTCTCCGGCTCCTGTTCGCCGATCACGGCGCAGCAGCTCGCGGTCGCCGAGGCGCAAGGTTTTGTCCTGGTCGATCTCGATGCCGCGGCCGCCGTCGACGAACGGTCCTGGAGCGCGGCACTCGCCGCGGCCGAGACTGCGGCGCTTCAATATCTGGGCGAAGGCCGCGACGTGATCGTTGCAACCGCCCGCGGTCCCGACGATCCGGCTGTGGCGCGGTTGCGCGCGGCCGTGAGCGTCGCCGGCGTGCCGGCCGGCGTCGTCAACGACCGGATCGGCGACGGGCTCGGCCGGCTGGTCGGCGCGGTCCGGCGCCGGACGGGGATTGCGCGCGCGGCGATCGCCGGGGGCGACACGTCCGGTTACGCGATGACCGCGCTCGGGGTCGAGGCGCTCGCCGCCATCGCGCCGCTCGCGCCGGGCGCACCGCTCTGCCGCGTCCACGCCCGCGACGCCGCGATCGACGGCTTCGAGGTCGTGCTCAAGGGCGGCCAGATGGGCGCGCCCGACTTCTTCAACACGGTCAAGACCGGTCCGGAATGACCGTGCCGCGCCCCCGAAGCCGGGGGCGGCACCTGTCCAATCACAAGGAGGAAAGACATGACCACGATCGCGCTGCTCGGAGCCGGCGGCAAGATGGGCGTGCGGCTCGCCACGAACCTCAAGGGTTCGCCCTATACCGTGCTGCACACCGAGGTGAGTCCGGAGGGGCGGCAGCGGCTCAAGGACGCGACCGGGCTCATCTGCGTCGAGCAGGCCGAGGCGCTCGCGGCGGCCGACGTCGTGATCCTGGCCGTGCCGGATCGCCTGATCGGCCGAGTGCTGACCGGCTTCGTCGACGAGTTGAAGCCCGGCACGGCGGTGATCATGCTCGATGCGGCGGCGCCGCATGCGGGGCAGCTGCCGAAGCGCGACGATGTCACCTATTTCGTCGCCCATCCCTGCCATCCGCCGCTCTTCAACGACGAGACGGATCCCGTTGCGCAGAAGGACTATTTCGGCGGTATCGCGGCTAAGCAGCACATCGTCTGCGCGCTCGCGCAGGGGCCGGAGGAGCACTATGCGCTCTGCGAGGCGATCGCGCGGACGATCTACAAGCCCGTGATGCGCGCGCATCGCTGCACGGTCGAACAGATGGCGATTCTCGAGCCGGCACTGTCGGAATCGGTCGGCGCGACCTTCTCGATGGTGCTGGCGGAAGCGACCGCCGAGGCGGTCCGGCGCGGCGTGCCGAAGCAGGCGGCGGAGGACTTCCTGCTCGGTCACCTGACCATCCTGCTCGCCGTCGCGTTCGGCCTGCAGCCGGGCGGGCGCTTCTCCGACGGCTGCCTGCTCGCCATCGAGGAAGCGCGGCCGGTGATCTTCAAGGAGGGCTGGCTCGACCGGATCTTCGATCCGGCCGCGGTGCGGGCGTCGGTGGAAGCGATCTGCCGCTGAGTGTCCTGAGGGCGATGCCTGGAGGGGCGAGGCACGGTGGATTCCGGCCTCGCCACCGGGAGGCGATTCTTATCTGGATCGGCCTGGCGATGACGCCCTCGTTGCGTGAGTTTACGAGCTAGGTCGGGCCGGGCGTGACAACCCTGGCCCGGACGTGGATGCGTCGGTCGTTCCGATCGACGCTGCTTTCATGCCGATCCCGGCGCTATCGGGATCGAGTGCCCACAATTGCTCAGATCTGCCATACCGCGCGCTCCATCCACTAAAATTACTTCCGGTTTATTTCTGCTGCGCTTGCATTCTAACGGAATGTTAACTAGCGTTCCCGTGCGTCGGCTGCTCGCTTTAGTTGGTCTCTGGTCTCGTGATTCCGCGAGATGACCGTCTCGGGCGCAGCATGCAGCACGGCCGGAAGACCGTGGCGGAATGTCGGGGGAGTGGGGGCTGTGACAGTTCAAGTGCGTCTTTCGGCAAGCGAATGTTTGCTGGAAACCCGGTTGCGCGGATCGGATGCCGTTTATCGGTCGCCGTTCGTGCGTCATGACCGGGTCCGGCGGTCGGACCGATCCGGCGTTTTCATTTCGCTATCTTCGTCTTCTTTCGCGCATGCGCGATTTTATTCCGACTGAGACCGAAGTTATTCCGATCCATTGCAAGCCTCTCTGGTCGAGAATTCACGCGACCAGACGCACCCGATCGGTTTGCCGTTTCGGCCATACGCTCACGCTGCAGCTCCGCCAGGAACTGTGCTCATCAGAATAACGTGTCGCGACGCCCCGGGTGGGGTCCTCATGCAGCGATCTTATCGATCGAGTGCCGGTGGGATTGTCGTTGTTCGTAGATTTCTTGGGATGGAAATAAGATGAAGCTCTTCGGATCGACGCTGCTCACCTCGACCGCGCTGTGCTCGATTCTGGTCGGTGTCGGAGCCGTCCCTGCGTCAGCCCAGTCTCTTCCGGACCTGAGTGTTTCAGCTCCCGCACCGGGCGCGACCTCGACGCCCTCAGGCAATCTTTCGATCAACCACCTGTTTGTCGGCAATGGCAACGGCGAGAGCGGTACGCTCAACATCGGCAGCGGCATCACCGTCAATGCCGCGTCGTATGGCGTGATCGGCAATCAGACCGGGGCGGTCGGAACGGTGAACGTCACCGGCAGCGGCGCGATCCTCAACGTCAGCACCTCGCTCAGGGTCGGCGACGCGGGCAGCGGTACGATGACGATGAGCGGCGGCGCCACCGGCACCGTCACCGGCTATGTCTATGTCGGCGGCGCCGATACCGGCAGCCTGTCGCTGAGCGGCGTCGGTACGATGCTGACGATGGACGGCCTCTCGATGCGCACCTCCGGCGCCGTCACGAGCAGCATCAGCATCACCGGCGGGGCGGTCCTCAACGACACGCTCGGCTTCTACGCCGTCGGCCCTGCGTCCATCACCGTCAGCGGTGCGGGTTCGGAACTGCGGGTCGGCACGCGCTCCAACCAGCAAGTCACCTGGGCCAATACGGACGGCTGGTTCTCGCCCGACAGCCGCCAGATCGAGATTTCCAACGGCGCGTTGCTCGACGCCGACGGCAGCTACATCGGCGGCGACGGCACCGCCACCATGGTCGTGACCGGCACGGGCACGCGCTGGCTGAACGGCCTGCCGCTCTATATCGGCGGCACCGGCAACGGCAATCCGGGCAACGGCACGGTGACGGTCTCGGCCGGCGCCTATGTGCGCTCGGCCACCAGCGCGGTCGGCGTCGACCCCGGCGCGACCGGCACGCTGACCATCACCGGCAGCGGCACGATCTACGAAGTCGTGCCCAACGCGGCGCAGAGCTCGCCCGGCAACTTCCGCGCCGGCTTCAACGGCACCGGCACGGTGACGGTCTCCGACGGCGCGCTGCTCAAGGCGGCGAACCAGATCAACATCGCGACCAACACCGGTTCGGTCGGCGTGATCAACATCGGTGCGGCCGAAGGGACCGCGGCCGCGGCGGCGGGCACGCTCAACGGCGGAACGCTCGGTGTCGTGTTCGGCGACGGCGCCGGTACGCTCGTCTTTAATCACACGGACACGAACTACGTGTTCGACCAGAAGATGAGCGGCCCCGGCGCGACCATCAAACATATCGCCGGCGTGACGCACCTGACCGGGGATTCCTCCGGCCTGACCGCGAACGCCGCGGTCTCGGGCGGGCAGCTCTACGCCGACGGCAATCTCGGCGGCACCGCCTTCAACGTCACCGGCGGCTCGCTCGGCGGCACCGGCACGGTCGGCGCCGTGACGATCGGGAACGGCGCTAGCCTCAACGGCACGCAGGGCTCCGGCCTGACCTTGAGCGCGCTGACCCTGAACGCCGGCGCCAGCATGAACGTCACGCTGGGCGCGCCGTCGACGACGGGTGTCTTCACCGTGAACGGCAACGTCACGCTGAACGGCACGCTGAACGTCACCGGGTCGACGGGCTTCGGTGCGGGTCTCTACCGGATCATCAACTACACCGGCTCGCTGACCGACAACGGTTTCGCGCTCGGCACGCGGCCGAGCGGCTTCGTCGGTGCGCTGCAGACCGCTGTGGCGGGGCAGGTGAACATCGTCGTCGACAGCGCGAATGCCCCGACCCTGTTCTGGAACGGCAGCACCACCAGCCCGACCGGGACGATCGTCGGCGGCAGCGGCACCTGGACCGCCGGGGCGACGACCAACTGGATCAATCAGGCCGGGACGATCTCCCAGGCCTGGAACAGCGCCTTCGCAGTGTTCCAGGGCGCGGCCGGAACCGTGACCGTCGACAGCACGGCCGGCTTGGTCTCGGCGACCGGCATGCAGTTCGTGACCTCGGGCTACACGGTCACGGGCGGCCCGGTCACGCTGACCGGTTCCGCGCAGATCCGCGTCGGCGACGGCACCAATGCCGGGGCCGCGACCACGGCGCGGATCGACAGCGTGCTCGCCGGCTCGGCCGGCCTCGAGAAGACCGACCTCGGCACGCTGATCCTGACGGGAACCAACACCTACACGGGCGGCACGACGATCTCGGCCGGCACGCTGCAGATCGGCAATGGCGGCGCCACGGGCTCGATCCAGGGCAACATCGCCAACAACGGCACGCTCGCCTTCAACCGCTCCGACGCCGTCACCTTTGCGGGCGCGATCTCCGGCACCGGCGCCGTGGTCCAGAATGGCGCGGGCACGCTGATCCTGACCGGCGACAGCACCTATACCGGTGGCACCACGGTGTCGGCCGGCACGCTGCAGATCGGCAGCGGCGGCACCACAGGCTCCATCGCTGGCGATGTGGTCAACAATGCCAGCGTCGCGTTCCGCCGCGCGAACGATGTCACGTTCGGCGGGGCCATGTCCGGTACCGGTTCGCTCACGCAGCAGGGCGCAGGAACGCTGATCCTGACCGGTGCGAATACCCATACCGGCGGCACGACCATCGCCAGCGGCACGCTGCAGATCGGCAACGCCGGCAGCACCGGCTCGCTCGCCGGCAACGTGACCAATAACGGCACGCTCGCGTTCAACCGGTCCGACGCGACGACCTTCGCGGGCGTGGTCTCGGGCACGGGTTCGCTGGTCCAGAAGGGCGCCGGCACCGTCGCCCTGACCGCCGCCAACACCTACACCGGCGGCACGACGATCGCGGCCGGCACGCTGCAGATCGGCAACGGCGGCACGACGGGCTCGATCCAGGGCAACGTCACCGACAATGGCACGCTCGCGTTCAACCGCTCCGACGCCATGACCTTCGCGGGCGTGGTCTCGGGCACGGGTTCGCTGGTCCAGAGGGGCGCCGGCACCGTCGCCCTGACCGCCGCCAATACCTACACCGGCGGCACGACGATCGCGGCCGGTACGCTGCAGATCGGCAACGGCGGCACGACGGGTTCGATCCAAGGCAACGTCGCCAACAGTGGAACGCTCGCGTTCAACCGCGCGGACGACGTGATTTTCGCCGGCGTCATCTCCGGAACCGGCTCGCTGGAGCAGAAGGGCACCGGCACGCTGATCCTGACCGGCGACAACACCTATACCGGCGTCACCACCGTGTCGTCCGGCACCCTGCAGATCGGCAATGGCGGCACCACCGGCTCGATCGCCGGCAATGTCGTCAACAACGCAAACCTGGTGTTCAACCGCTCGGATACGTACCGCTTCGGCGGGACGATCACCGGCGCGGGTTCGGTGACGTTCAAGGGCGGCACGGTGCTGTTCTCGGCGCCCTACAGCGGCTCCGTCACGGTCGATACCTCCATGGTGCAGCTGCAGCCGGGAACGACGACCACGTCGCCGTTCACGGTCGGCTCCGGCGGCCTGCTCGGCGGTTCGGCGAACATCGGCAGCCTGACCGCGAACACGGGCGGCACGGTGGCGCCTGGCTATTCGCCCGGCACGCTGACCGTGAACGGCCCGGTGGCCTTCAATGCCGGCTCGGTCTATGCCGCGGACGTGGCGCCGAATGGCGATCACGACCTCATCGCCGCCACCGGGAGCGCGACGATCACCCAGGGCGCCGTCCTGCGCGTGTCGAAGTATGGCAGCGGCGCCTATCCGGTCGGTGCGAGCTACACGGTGCTGACCGCCGCCGGCGGCGTCACCGGCCGCTTCATCCTGACCGGCGACACGAGCGTCTCGGCCTTTTACGCGCTGGCCGACGAATATTCGGCCAATGCGGTCACGCTCCGGAGCGTCCAGACCCGATCCTTCGCCTCGGTCGCGCAGACGCCGAACCAGATCGCCACGGCCGGTGCGCTCCAGGGCCTCACCGCGGGCAACAGCCTGCGCGACGCGGTCGCGGCCTCGACGACCGAAGCGGCCGCGCGCGCCAGCTTCGATCAGCTGTCCGGCGAGGTCTATGGATCGGTCAAGACTGCGCTGATCGACGACAGCCGCTTCGTCCGCGAGGCGACGGCGGCGCGTCTGGAGGCGGCGGGTCGCGGCGCACCGGCCGTCTGGATGCGCGGATATGGCGTGTTCGGTTCCATGACCGGCGACGGCAACGCCGTCGGCGCGGACCGGACCAGCCGGGGCGTGTTCATCGGCGCGGATGCGGCCGTGAACGACACGTTCCGTCTCGGCTTCATCGGCGGCTACGGCCGCCTGAACCTGCGTCTCAACGAGGGCCGCGGCTCGGCGAGTGCCGACACCTACAGCTTCGGCGTCTACGGGGCCGGCCAGTGGGACGCGCTCGGCGTCAGCTTCGGCGCCAACCACGCCTGGCATGATCTGACGGCGAGCCGGTCGGTCAGCCTCTCCGGGTTCGGCAACGCGCTGTCGTCGACGTCCAGCGCCCGCACGACGCAAGCCTATGGCGAGGTCAACTACACGGTCGCGTTCGCCGACATGGCGTTCAAGCCCTTCGCGGGGCTCGCCTATGTCAACGTGAACAGCGGCGGCTTCGGCGAGACCGGCGGTTCCGCCGCGCTCACCGTGCGCGGCTCGACCACGGATACGGTGTTCACGAACATCGGCATCCGGGCGAGCCGGACGTTCGATCTCTACGGGACGGCCATCACCGCCAACGGCATGGTGGCGTGGCGCCACGACCTCAACAAGACCGTGCCGACCAGCATCAACGCCTTCTCCGGCGGCGGCGCCTTTGCCGTCTCCGGGCTGCCGGTGGCGCGCGATGTCGCGGGCATCGAGGCGGGCTTCAGCGCCGCGCTCAGCCCGTCCGCGACCTTCAGCGTCAACTTCAGCGGTCAGTATGGCTCGGGCGTCGCCAATCAGGGCGTCAATGCGAGCCTGAGCATCAAGTTCTGAGTGGAAGCATCGCCGTGCCCGGCCGGGCACGGCGATCCTCCAATGAGGCCTTGGCCGGGGCGCGAGCCGACAACGAACGCGGTCGCGCCGCGCCGGCAGGCGTCGGCATTCAGGCCGTATGGCCCGATTCGCGAGTGACCGCTTCGGGTCGAGCCAGGTCGCTCGGCTCGGCGATCGTCGGTGCGGGCCACTTGGCGAGCGCCGTACGGCCCGGCTCTGTCAGTCCGTAGAGACCTCGTTCGATCCGCTCGAACCAGCCATAGACATTGCTCTGTAGGATCTTGGCGGCGTCAGGGGCGAGGCTGCGGAGATCGCGGGGACGGGCCGGGGCGTCGGCGAGGGCGTTGGCGACGACGAGCGCCTGCTGGCGATAGGCCGTCATCTGGGGCGTTCGCGTCGAGCCGCCCATGTTCGGATCGCCGGTGCGCCGACGATGCTCCTCGACGAGGCGAGACCGTCGTTTCCCATCCCGCCGCGGCTTCCAGGCCTCCGGCTCGACGATGACGTCGACCCGACCGGAGGTCGCGACAACGAGCAGCCCGAAACCGAGAAACCGGCACAGCTTCTTGACCCGCGCATCGCTCTCGCGACCACGCCCGCGTTTGGAGGCGGCAACGGCGAGCCAGACTTCGTCGCAGGCGGATGTGCGTTCGACGCCCTGCAACACCAGCTCGAGCGTGAAGTTGCGCTTCAACTCGCCGATGACGACCAGTTCGGGTGTTCCGTCGGACAAGGCCACGAGATCGCAGCCGCGCACCTCTCCTTTGACCTCGAGGCCGAGGCCTTCGAGGTGACGCTTCACGGGAAGATAGAGGTCGGTTT
This genomic interval carries:
- a CDS encoding DUF2161 family putative PD-(D/E)XK-type phosphodiesterase produces the protein METDLYLPVKRHLEGLGLEVKGEVRGCDLVALSDGTPELVVIGELKRNFTLELVLQGVERTSACDEVWLAVAASKRGRGRESDARVKKLCRFLGFGLLVVATSGRVDVIVEPEAWKPRRDGKRRSRLVEEHRRRTGDPNMGGSTRTPQMTAYRQQALVVANALADAPARPRDLRSLAPDAAKILQSNVYGWFERIERGLYGLTEPGRTALAKWPAPTIAEPSDLARPEAVTRESGHTA
- a CDS encoding autotransporter domain-containing protein, which translates into the protein MKLFGSTLLTSTALCSILVGVGAVPASAQSLPDLSVSAPAPGATSTPSGNLSINHLFVGNGNGESGTLNIGSGITVNAASYGVIGNQTGAVGTVNVTGSGAILNVSTSLRVGDAGSGTMTMSGGATGTVTGYVYVGGADTGSLSLSGVGTMLTMDGLSMRTSGAVTSSISITGGAVLNDTLGFYAVGPASITVSGAGSELRVGTRSNQQVTWANTDGWFSPDSRQIEISNGALLDADGSYIGGDGTATMVVTGTGTRWLNGLPLYIGGTGNGNPGNGTVTVSAGAYVRSATSAVGVDPGATGTLTITGSGTIYEVVPNAAQSSPGNFRAGFNGTGTVTVSDGALLKAANQINIATNTGSVGVINIGAAEGTAAAAAGTLNGGTLGVVFGDGAGTLVFNHTDTNYVFDQKMSGPGATIKHIAGVTHLTGDSSGLTANAAVSGGQLYADGNLGGTAFNVTGGSLGGTGTVGAVTIGNGASLNGTQGSGLTLSALTLNAGASMNVTLGAPSTTGVFTVNGNVTLNGTLNVTGSTGFGAGLYRIINYTGSLTDNGFALGTRPSGFVGALQTAVAGQVNIVVDSANAPTLFWNGSTTSPTGTIVGGSGTWTAGATTNWINQAGTISQAWNSAFAVFQGAAGTVTVDSTAGLVSATGMQFVTSGYTVTGGPVTLTGSAQIRVGDGTNAGAATTARIDSVLAGSAGLEKTDLGTLILTGTNTYTGGTTISAGTLQIGNGGATGSIQGNIANNGTLAFNRSDAVTFAGAISGTGAVVQNGAGTLILTGDSTYTGGTTVSAGTLQIGSGGTTGSIAGDVVNNASVAFRRANDVTFGGAMSGTGSLTQQGAGTLILTGANTHTGGTTIASGTLQIGNAGSTGSLAGNVTNNGTLAFNRSDATTFAGVVSGTGSLVQKGAGTVALTAANTYTGGTTIAAGTLQIGNGGTTGSIQGNVTDNGTLAFNRSDAMTFAGVVSGTGSLVQRGAGTVALTAANTYTGGTTIAAGTLQIGNGGTTGSIQGNVANSGTLAFNRADDVIFAGVISGTGSLEQKGTGTLILTGDNTYTGVTTVSSGTLQIGNGGTTGSIAGNVVNNANLVFNRSDTYRFGGTITGAGSVTFKGGTVLFSAPYSGSVTVDTSMVQLQPGTTTTSPFTVGSGGLLGGSANIGSLTANTGGTVAPGYSPGTLTVNGPVAFNAGSVYAADVAPNGDHDLIAATGSATITQGAVLRVSKYGSGAYPVGASYTVLTAAGGVTGRFILTGDTSVSAFYALADEYSANAVTLRSVQTRSFASVAQTPNQIATAGALQGLTAGNSLRDAVAASTTEAAARASFDQLSGEVYGSVKTALIDDSRFVREATAARLEAAGRGAPAVWMRGYGVFGSMTGDGNAVGADRTSRGVFIGADAAVNDTFRLGFIGGYGRLNLRLNEGRGSASADTYSFGVYGAGQWDALGVSFGANHAWHDLTASRSVSLSGFGNALSSTSSARTTQAYGEVNYTVAFADMAFKPFAGLAYVNVNSGGFGETGGSAALTVRGSTTDTVFTNIGIRASRTFDLYGTAITANGMVAWRHDLNKTVPTSINAFSGGGAFAVSGLPVARDVAGIEAGFSAALSPSATFSVNFSGQYGSGVANQGVNASLSIKF
- a CDS encoding four-carbon acid sugar kinase family protein — encoded protein: MAAPLLSFYGDDFTGSSAVMEVLTFAGVPTAMFLAPPSPETLSRFEGLRAIGIAGVARSRDPDWMAANLPAAFAALARFGAPVAHYKVCSTFDSSPACGSIGKAIDLGAPILGGAWHPLVVGAPAIRRYQAFGHLFAGTDDGVFRLDRHPVMSRHPVTPMDEADLRLHLGRQTDRPIGLVDLAAIKAGAADAALIRARAAGAEIVAIDTIDEETVAEAGRLIWNGGRGPVFAIGSQGVEYALVAHWRRIGLLPETVAVPRARRVERLVGVSGSCSPITAQQLAVAEAQGFVLVDLDAAAAVDERSWSAALAAAETAALQYLGEGRDVIVATARGPDDPAVARLRAAVSVAGVPAGVVNDRIGDGLGRLVGAVRRRTGIARAAIAGGDTSGYAMTALGVEALAAIAPLAPGAPLCRVHARDAAIDGFEVVLKGGQMGAPDFFNTVKTGPE
- a CDS encoding ribulose-bisphosphate carboxylase large subunit family protein codes for the protein MSDPTRIEADYLIETAAEPAAAAEAMAGEQSSGTFVAVPGETPELKARAAARVEALEVVGTVDAPSLPGAVAPKAGGGWQRARVTLSWPLDNIGPSLPNLVATVAGNLFELRAFSGLRLLDLRLPTAFADRYAGPKFGVAGTRRLAGVEGRPLIGTIVKPSVGLSSAATAELVGTLADAGIDFVKDDELQSDGPSCPFEARVEAVMRVVERAADRHGRKCMVAFNLTGDIDEMRRRHDFVFAKGGTCIMASLNAVGFAGIVELARHTALPLHAHRNGWGALSRAPALGWSFPAWSKLWRLAGCDHMHVNGLANKFSESDDSVIVSARSLGDSLFEASPMRAMPVFSSGQTVRQVAGTWAALGSPDLIYAAGGGIVAHPHGVAAGVTALREAWDAAMAGIPIETHAQTRPALAAALGAYKA
- a CDS encoding phosphogluconate dehydrogenase C-terminal domain-containing protein; translated protein: MTTIALLGAGGKMGVRLATNLKGSPYTVLHTEVSPEGRQRLKDATGLICVEQAEALAAADVVILAVPDRLIGRVLTGFVDELKPGTAVIMLDAAAPHAGQLPKRDDVTYFVAHPCHPPLFNDETDPVAQKDYFGGIAAKQHIVCALAQGPEEHYALCEAIARTIYKPVMRAHRCTVEQMAILEPALSESVGATFSMVLAEATAEAVRRGVPKQAAEDFLLGHLTILLAVAFGLQPGGRFSDGCLLAIEEARPVIFKEGWLDRIFDPAAVRASVEAICR